A section of the Anabaena cylindrica PCC 7122 genome encodes:
- the frr gene encoding ribosome recycling factor, translating into MKLDEAESKMQHTVEATQRAFNTIRTGRANASLLDKVQVEYYGTPTGLKSLANISTPDASTILIQPYDKGSLNIVEKAISLSDIGITPSNDGSVIRLNIPPLTSDRRKEFVKMAAKYAEEGRVGIRNIRRDALDSIRKQEKAAEVSEDESRDQQDKLQKLTNKYTARIDDLLTEKEKDITTV; encoded by the coding sequence GTGAAATTAGATGAAGCTGAAAGTAAAATGCAACATACCGTTGAGGCGACTCAACGAGCTTTTAATACCATTCGGACAGGTCGTGCTAATGCGAGTTTATTAGATAAGGTACAGGTGGAATATTACGGTACACCTACGGGACTAAAATCTTTAGCAAACATTAGTACACCTGATGCCTCAACAATTCTGATTCAACCTTATGATAAGGGCAGCCTAAACATAGTTGAAAAGGCAATTTCTTTGTCTGATATAGGAATAACACCCAGTAATGACGGTTCTGTTATTCGGCTGAATATTCCACCTTTGACAAGCGATCGCCGGAAAGAATTTGTCAAAATGGCCGCTAAGTATGCAGAAGAAGGTCGAGTTGGCATTCGTAATATTCGCCGTGATGCGCTGGACTCCATTCGCAAACAAGAAAAAGCTGCGGAAGTTTCCGAAGACGAATCACGAGATCAGCAAGACAAACTGCAAAAACTGACCAACAAGTACACAGCAAGAATAGATGACTTGCTGACAGAAAAAGAAAAAGACATCACAACTGTCTAA
- the pyrH gene encoding UMP kinase: MGTNYRRVLLKLSGEALMGNMGYGIDPEVVKEIAEQLGEVVATGVQVAIVVGGGNIFRGVKAASAGMDRATGDYIGMIATVMNAMTLQDSLERIGVQTRVQTAIAMQEVAEPYIRRRAIRHLEKGRVVIFGAGSGNPFFTTDTTAALRAAEIDAEVIFKATKVDGIYDADPEVYPDAKRYTTLTYTHVLANDLRVMDSTAIALCKENNIPILVFDLTVRGNIHRAVMGESIGTLVGGSCEIR; the protein is encoded by the coding sequence ATGGGAACGAATTACCGACGGGTTTTACTTAAACTGAGCGGTGAAGCCTTGATGGGCAACATGGGCTATGGCATTGATCCAGAAGTAGTCAAGGAAATAGCCGAACAGTTAGGAGAAGTGGTAGCCACTGGCGTTCAAGTCGCTATTGTCGTTGGCGGCGGCAATATTTTTCGAGGGGTGAAAGCGGCATCGGCGGGGATGGACAGGGCAACCGGCGACTACATTGGGATGATTGCCACGGTAATGAATGCCATGACGCTGCAAGATTCACTAGAACGAATAGGGGTACAAACGCGGGTACAAACTGCGATCGCTATGCAAGAAGTAGCAGAACCTTATATTCGTCGTCGCGCTATCCGTCATCTTGAAAAAGGACGGGTGGTAATTTTTGGTGCAGGTTCAGGAAATCCCTTCTTTACTACAGATACGACTGCCGCTTTAAGAGCAGCAGAAATTGACGCAGAAGTGATTTTTAAAGCCACCAAAGTAGACGGAATCTACGACGCTGATCCCGAAGTCTATCCTGATGCCAAGCGTTACACAACCCTTACTTACACCCACGTTTTGGCTAACGATTTACGAGTCATGGATAGCACCGCAATTGCCTTGTGTAAAGAAAATAATATTCCCATTCTGGTATTTGACTTGACAGTGCGAGGCAACATCCACCGAGCAGTAATGGGAGAATCTATTGGTACCCTTGTGGGAGGTTCTTGTGAAATTAGATGA